From Skermanella sp. TT6, a single genomic window includes:
- the cueR gene encoding Cu(I)-responsive transcriptional regulator: protein MNIGQAAKASGVNAKLIRYYESIGLIPEAGRTASGYRVYTPHEVNILRFVRRARTLGFSIERIQQLVGLWRDKDRASAEVKRIALDHVAELEVKIAEMRAMSDTLQELADACQGNHRPDCPILRDLENSAPRLARGNSRLPFEGVAGANQAP from the coding sequence ATGAACATCGGCCAGGCGGCCAAGGCGTCCGGTGTGAACGCCAAGCTCATCCGCTATTACGAAAGCATCGGGTTGATTCCCGAGGCGGGTCGAACCGCCTCGGGGTACCGGGTCTACACCCCGCACGAGGTGAACATCCTACGGTTCGTGAGGCGTGCCCGCACGCTGGGATTCAGCATCGAGCGCATCCAGCAGCTCGTCGGCCTGTGGCGCGACAAGGACCGGGCGAGCGCCGAGGTCAAGCGGATTGCGCTCGACCATGTCGCCGAACTCGAAGTCAAAATTGCCGAAATGCGGGCGATGAGCGACACACTCCAGGAACTTGCCGACGCCTGCCAGGGTAACCATCGGCCGGACTGCCCTATCCTGCGGGATCTCGAGAACTCCGCCCCTCGATTGGCACGGGGGAATAGTCGCCTCCCGTTCGAAGGAGTGGCGGGGGCAAATCAAGCTCCATGA
- a CDS encoding calcium-binding protein: MEAEASHTGKDSMHQEKTRPTVDDVTLYIGTEGKSKYFGSDNMDIVFGRGGRDRLSGGTMDDDLLGGRGNDRLTGKAGMDHLDGGAGNDRLKGGPEADTLRGGTGNDHLREGAGHGDLEGGEGDDVLAGGPGGDAFVVSPDSGHDTIKDFAAGPGMLDHLALRDVEPEELRFQDTKDGVLISWNEGEGSVLLRGLLKTDLAQDDFMFTDDRKVITPTDADANQVTATEFIKNEGNQAEPPQPGDEDKARKAFNFDDVAVRIGSDNADTFKGTSDRDYFIGRAGDDILFGEGGNDDLWGGKGNDTLNGGDGQDDLKGEDGNDELHGGMMADNLMGAAGNDALYAGAGHDMLEGGMGNDKLDGGDGADAFIVAPDSGDDVVIGGFDAGPGAFDHIAFRDILPDEVTVADTARDGDSGVLVSWNTDTDSEIDGSIFLTGLTKSQMAQDDFMFNADDGLRGRFENDPTITASGSEYIFQNDETASSNPARDYLFVA, from the coding sequence ATGGAAGCCGAGGCAAGCCACACTGGCAAGGACAGCATGCACCAGGAAAAAACCCGCCCTACCGTTGACGATGTTACTCTTTACATTGGAACTGAAGGAAAGAGCAAGTACTTCGGTTCCGATAACATGGATATCGTATTTGGTCGCGGTGGCAGGGATCGCCTTTCCGGTGGTACCATGGACGATGATCTGTTAGGCGGCCGCGGAAACGACCGCCTGACAGGGAAGGCCGGCATGGATCATCTTGATGGTGGTGCCGGCAATGACCGCCTCAAGGGTGGCCCTGAGGCCGACACCCTGCGCGGCGGCACCGGCAACGACCATCTTCGGGAGGGAGCCGGGCACGGCGACCTTGAGGGTGGTGAGGGAGATGATGTTCTTGCCGGCGGGCCGGGTGGTGATGCTTTCGTAGTTTCTCCGGATAGCGGTCACGACACCATCAAGGACTTTGCAGCCGGACCCGGCATGCTCGATCACCTGGCGTTGCGGGATGTAGAACCTGAAGAACTTCGGTTTCAGGACACGAAGGACGGCGTGCTGATCAGCTGGAACGAAGGCGAGGGCTCAGTTCTGCTGCGGGGTCTCCTGAAAACCGATCTTGCTCAGGACGATTTCATGTTCACCGACGACCGCAAGGTCATCACCCCAACCGATGCTGATGCCAATCAGGTCACGGCTACTGAGTTCATCAAGAATGAAGGCAACCAAGCAGAGCCCCCGCAACCAGGAGACGAGGATAAAGCCAGGAAGGCCTTCAATTTTGACGACGTTGCCGTGAGGATCGGTAGCGATAACGCAGACACGTTCAAAGGTACCTCCGATCGCGATTATTTCATCGGTCGAGCAGGCGATGACATTCTCTTCGGCGAAGGCGGGAATGATGATTTATGGGGTGGTAAGGGAAACGACACCCTCAACGGTGGCGATGGACAGGATGATCTGAAGGGCGAGGACGGCAACGACGAACTCCACGGTGGCATGATGGCTGACAACCTGATGGGCGCCGCTGGTAATGATGCGCTATACGCTGGTGCTGGCCACGACATGCTCGAGGGTGGCATGGGCAACGACAAGCTGGATGGAGGAGACGGTGCGGATGCCTTCATCGTCGCACCCGATAGTGGCGACGATGTGGTGATTGGCGGGTTCGACGCAGGTCCGGGCGCTTTCGACCACATTGCCTTCCGCGATATCCTGCCGGATGAGGTGACTGTGGCGGACACGGCTCGAGATGGCGACAGCGGTGTGCTGGTTAGCTGGAACACCGATACCGACTCGGAAATCGATGGATCCATTTTCCTCACTGGGCTTACTAAAAGCCAGATGGCGCAGGACGATTTCATGTTCAACGCCGACGACGGACTCCGTGGGCGCTTCGAGAACGATCCCACAATCACTGCCTCGGGTTCGGAGTACATCTTCCAGAACGATGAGACAGCTTCGTCAAATCCGGCTAGGGACTACCTCTTCGTAGCCTGA